The Silene latifolia isolate original U9 population chromosome Y, ASM4854445v1, whole genome shotgun sequence sequence agtagaatcgattaagcgttaatccaccgagttatattgataagggtttcatcggctatcccgtgcctaagttgatatgaatttgggtcttggaatcatttatctagttgggtagaggtcactagaaaaatgtaataaaacttgtttaaatctttttacaagtattattttaaaacgacatatgttttactccttctattttgttttgtagaccacttctttttctcataacaaatggctacaccaaacccaaacgccacgcctctcgctaattcatcatggctccgatccttcatggatcgatgtaaacttgaaaagaatgggtcaaatatctccgattgggatgcccaactcaaattagccgcccaaggtgacgacaagcttcgttaccttaccgaggcctctccacccgaacctactactaggtcgaccgccgccactagggaagcatatgaggcttaccataaggagtccgccacaatgaaaaacgtgttgatatttgcgatggaggcggatctccaaaggagagcctttaaaatgggcaccgctaatgagatttactccaagattgtgacaatgtttcacaaactccgcggatcgtccaatatgaggcggccgcggcattctttgatctcaacttcaaagagggccaaaaggttagccctcatgtgctcaaacttatggagctagtcgagaccttgaagattcaaaaggttgaaatccccaaagaactcattgtagataggtttctacactccttatccaaagtcaaagcgtatgttcaattccgggtgaattttaacatgcaagacaaggatgtttctcttgaagaattgcacaagttacttgtgcaagccgagagggacatggggttaaatgtgaacccaccaaaggttGTGCTTAACATAaacactaagagcaaggggaagttcaagaagaatgggaggaagggtaagaaacaagctcccactttcaccaaagctaagactaacgaagctagcacttcaaaaatcaagaagggtcctcttgataaatgccattattgtaatggtgttggacattggaaaagaaattgtatcaaataccttggtgatattaaggctggaaagatcactccagtaggtaaatgactatcatttcttttatgtttctaattcaactatggtattgtgatacaaagttgtgataatgtatctccctttttattgtaaatagggcctccaccaagcaaagacaagggaaaagaaaagcaagcatgagaaaccatcaagaagctaggaatagctttcatggagctttgctttttattgtcttattttattcatgttttggattttagaacctttaagtttccgtgtttgacatggaaaggtattttggataattggttgtattttggataatggtgacttggtttgcaacccaagtcacccgttttatcattttatcctttgttctaaaattcgtatttaaatgcttgctcttagaaacatatgattattcacttaaagtgatctaatagacaaatataatgacgggattcattatatgtccacatgcttaaggcttgtgtatgatcatttacaaagtgattttgagtctatgaactcttttaaaggaatatcaatcaccaagtacacttacgaaatctaaaactattagtcaacctatgagatagttctccttatacttcaaattcattatttgtgtctcatatgctatctttgaatctatagtgtatttattctaaagatagagttggagaaaaatgagaacacaacacacgaggcaagataaatttgtgtacttgtgaaaatgagatctacgcaaggtagaatgatttgaatgaaggtatatctatttatatagtatacccaatagatgagatctatggtctcaagtaagttctatatgactaaagagaccaagtgaagtaatcataagagtatgttctcaagataactacacgaggagaccaaaagaaagttttggaacaagaatgactaatgtaaagtcttaattgactagtttatgataaaattttgaccaatagtttcaaactttacttaagagcctaaatgaatcaaagtaacatactagtaataaaagagttgcaaggattgatataccgatatcttcaatagctaagtttttaacctcgcaaaagtcattacttaaccacattatgaaaataaattggttaaacctccttctgaaagggatattttgaaggacgtgtattagatattatttatatttaaacaatgacattgctacgtatcattatgacatgaacgaattagagattaaaatctctttccataaggttaagatgagacctcttcaaaataggaattttgaaaggatatgatgggaacatatatggcttcatcttaataactttgcaaagcaacatacattccaattttgaaatgttttcgattgagtaatcaatttcgaaacatgtggaattaagtgggagtttagaaattatcatgtgaagacatggaatttagtgggagctatcatcctttgaatgtttacaactcattactcattaggaatgacgagctaatatcttctttcacaaagaagtatttgagttttcaattctggatgaatatggactatgatgaatccaattacatcaagagatattggattagtattaagaaatacacatcgtatcaacatacacataggttattcatgtaaatgaaaatggaattgccattagtagtcatggtcgttcattgaacctaagaacggttgatctcatgatcattagtaactaatgtttccgccattagaataatcatgcacatgtccaatggtgaatcatatgcataagagcatgatgattcattggtaagccataatagaaacgtcatgaattctcgagtagaatccgatgagcgatttcggtgtttgatagAATGCTCTGTTAtatgacaagaggttgcacatattaatgaaaatccgagcacatgtaaggatttatgagaatcctaagcctttcaagctgaaaagagaaataagaaatttggaaagatacttagttgaataaagaAGTTGcttaaaactaatctttcctaatatgctaggacttgtgagaagtgctaggctaatcatattgacaaattgttgcaagactctacaaaacatgtacctagtgcattgtgtgtggatgaagtacttgatcagtacaagttatatcattcatcacaaattcgttcgttatgtgataatcgataaggaagttctttcaagataaagaaccgaaaccaaggtcgggaaccttgatgtgtaatGGGTAatgttcatgctatgagtgataacatgaatgtaaaggataatatgattaagaagtttgaacacatggacacgtaacatgttaaacttctattgcaatcaacaagtgtttacacacttgcaatatgcatcacaaggttgtaatatgtatTGACTActcgagtgtgatgtcgacatttgtcgtttgagtttttattaactcaccttatactttgttacatccaacgggttgtagagacaattgaaccccgtttaagtgaacacggattagcattgtatttgcccatagttacttacatgaggtgacgtctcgaagtgactagagtgtgatgcgattgatggcaagttcatgtgccatagagtcatatgagaatagtcgatcacataggcggactgttaggaacattttgtcgggccttatgaccgcttatagagttctggcaaatttatatagcctggtcgtggcgagagctgctatagtattctaatgagtcgattcttttgactaaagactatttgcctaagatggcacagtttcagattaactttaatttgtgttactacgaccttcgtaaatggggtcaaatgggcatattttggattatgatggctgtggctagtcgaagggaatgagtgcgataggaattgtccacccctagtcagggttatgaaaatatctcagggccacttgaggagtaatgaactggaaatgcgtggccacgctcggattgtatccatggtggattaatccggtcaatcagttattctccagatcgaggaaaccactctcgatatgatcacttgcaaatacgacctgaaagacaccttgcattgagtgggagatagtaataggacaagagaattggtgacgcacacttgtcgagaacaagtgggagattgttggaatatgtgtcctccgacaataatgcgatcacaatcaagatcatgatgatcacatgtttaagtctcattataaagaatacaattgggaagtaatattttactgtcaactggtccacacatatcggtaatgattggctgactagagtttgacattactgtcgtgcgacggtggtgataagttgatcccctaggtcatacctaaaggtcaacactcttaattgatcgtataacgttacgagtcaattaaattatttaaaattgacggacgattttggaagtaatatttacgtgtctcattgaaatttgattaaatgagatgcagtctgagtgatcgaattgtttcattactcagatgaaattattgtttaaggaaacaattgaaattgaatgaattattataaatacaagttattgtgatttataattggtaaaatattttggtacaagtaattgcgaattactaagtcgatttttgtatatgacgtatttttattaatacgttgatttttaatatgttaaaaatacataacaattttatgtgacatgtgacatattgacaaattgacaaaaataaaatggattccattttacatatgtaaaccgaaataatgggaggattaGGAGAAATATTAGGtttattatgttagtggtaaacataatgatttacctactaaactagccatgcaaactagttgtcattgtgaagacaaactcttgcatgcattggctcactcttcttccctcctcttcccttacccggtttttcacagGAGCCAAACcaaggtttttgccttatattttatcACTTGCACTACATTATAGTTTAGTGAATTagaaaattcattcattcatcaaaaattaagattttttagaaagataaaaacttccttttcttcctctcttaaaccggtttttaggagaccaaaaccaaatttatttgctaaattaatattgtactagtattcataatattaattttattaagagtgtgctttgggtattaaactttgggagagatcctatacttggatctttgttcatccattgaggaaagtacaagaataagagagaaggagatctctcttgtgccctaataaaccgaaattccaatgtaagataaaaatttcttctttatattgtttatagtttgcatgcataagatcaccaattaattttatgattaaattatcataaaacatatatgaatatgttaagtatatagatctacttttccttcaatttccgattcatggctacaatcaatcacgtcagaagaaatggatactcgtcaaggaagattcggagaccctcttatggatgaaagccttttgcggcgaatcgatgatagagactctgttgcagtgtttcattctttgaacaagaatttatttcctatgattgtaatcgatttgtatccgattgagctCGGCATATGTTGTAAatgtcgtatgactttttatcaatgataatgatcttttctcaaaaCTAAGGCACGAAGATGTCATTTTGATTATAAAAATGAATTTCGAAATTAAAAGATTTATTTCAAGTGTTACAGACCAAAATGACGGTCCATTTTAGTGTTACCAGCGAATGTAACCGTAGGCTTGACGGTTACACCTTTACTTGACATAAAAAACTCTAAATCTTGGACAGCAAATATTCAATATTTCACAATAACTCCCCACCATATGTTATACAAATAATTAATCGCAAGTTTATACTGTACATTACATGTTCAATATCAAAATCAGATCTATTACATGTAAGCTGTAAgtttaattttggttttcaagcattaatttaatataatatttttttgcattgatttttttttatctGATGAATCTAATGTTTTATTACAGGAGTATCTGATTCTGGGTTTGatagataaagaagaaatcttttgTGGGTTTAATTTAAATTTGTGTGATTTTTACTGTCTTTATAGTAATTTGGGTGATGGATTTAGATGATGTAAGAAGAATTCTGTTTAATTCAGAGATTGATATATGGAGTTTGATTGATTCTGCTATAAAGGTAGCTTCTCTAGATTATGGTGACCAACTTATAGCTCATAGAGATAGTATTGTTGCCAAACTATACTCAAATTGCCCAAATTGTGATACTGAAACTAGAGTTGAAACATCTAATGCCAATGGGTTTATGTCCAATGCCTCGGTAATGGCGGTTTTTGGGACGGCGGAGGAGGAAGATAAGGAGGCGGTGATGGTGAAGGAGAAAGAGGAGCATCACCAGAAGGAGTTGGAGCAAAGGGTtgttgatgaagatgatgaatttgagtatgatgaggaAAAACGAATTTTTTCTATTAAAGAACAACTTGAAGATCCTAAACAGGTAGTTCTCCCTCAGTCTCATCATgtgtgaggagtattataatcaaacgtaaacaatcaattgagatagAGGAAGCATTCTGTGATATCTAAatgcaaaaaaaaagaaaaaaacaagttAAATGGGGGGTCGTCTTGGTGACTGTGTAAAGTCAGATGAGAAGAACACTGTGAAACAAAGGAATGCTTCTGTATTAGTAATTAGTTTATTAGTTTTCTTTCATTAATAGTTCTGAAAAGATTGATTTTGTGTTTTTGGTTGTTGCAATTTTAGACTGAGGATTCACTAGTTGATTTGCTTCAAACTTTAGCTGATATTGATATTACCTTCAAAGCTCTCAAGGTTAGTATGTAGCTCTATATATGTGATTAAGCTAGTTACTACTCCGTAATTGCGTAAATGATCAAAATTTTTAGTCCTTTACAAAATGTACTTGGATAAGTCTTCATTATATGTTGATTGATTGGTTTTGAAGGAAACTGATATCGGGAGGCACGTAAATCGATTGAGAAAGCACCCATCAAACGATGTTAGGCAATTAGTTAAACTACTCGTCAGGTTTGTTCAGCTCTATTCCAAGTTTATTTCAAGACATCTTAAACAATTGAGAGTTTATATATGGAGCGGGTTATTGATTTGgattgtttttatgtttgttttcttgGTAGGAAATGGAAGGATTTAGTTGATGAATGGGTTAGGGCAAATACATCCAGTGGAGTTCATTGCTCTTCCAATCTTATTggtctttttcttctttcttttggtttcattttaaatttaaattataTAATCATACTTATGTATGCAATAGGAAATTTTTTGTTACTTGGCCCTGAAGCAGTTTGGTTTCTTTGTAACGTACGAATGTAAATTAATGGTTCAGCTGATGGAGATTCGCCACAGCAGAACATTTCCAAGAATCATCCGAGTGGTCATCACAATCAGGTATAATATTCTTTTGCTATGGCAGTATGGCCTAGGAAGAATATGAATATGCTTAAAACCTTTGACCTTGCTTTCTTTAAGATTTCTTTGCAGTTCAAAAACTATAATTCATAACCTGAAGGGTCCCGCAAATGGCGGGGTATTTGTGGGGGGGAATATATACACCTTTACCCTATGGCCTATGTTAAACACTTAAACTACACCGGGAGGTTGTTTCCGTGtgatttataatttattttttttcgaaatttgcATTCCATGACCACAACATCACAATAAAAAGAGTAACCGTCAGTTTAATGAGCCCATTTTACTTTATTCCGTTGTAGTATTTGGCCCCATTGGAAACGGAAATTGCTCTGAGATTTGTGCATTGGCATATATTTCTTTTCAGGTTCCTGATTTTGGCTACTCACCAAATCCACACAGTAAGAATAGAACTTGATTCTCTAAATGCTTACAGTTGAAGGATATTATAATTCTGCCTGTTActgtttacaatttttttttcttgcaGATGGAAGTTCCGGGTCTGATAAGTCGGAATATAAGCCTAAAGCTTTCTCGGCTCACACCCCTCCTCCACAAAGAGCCCCACCGGCTAAACAAACACCAGCTCTTCAACCCAATGTATACCTTTCAAAATTTCAGTATTTCATATAGCGTCGTGTTTGCATTTTTGCAGCTCAGCATTTCCGAAAATGTTAAATCTTATTTCCTGTACCatcttaaaaatcataaaatgtaTTTCTAGCTGATGAAACTTCAATGATATGATCGAATTGTTTTCAACCAAAGATGTATTTCAACAAGAGGAATCCTTTGAAATAGTTATAAATCCTAATTTGAGAACCCTGTTCCTCCATGAAATACTATTGTTTGCTGCCTACTGAATTTTTTTGTGTTATTTTGAAAATTTAATGATCCAATTTTGATTGGGATATTCAGAGACAGAAACAAGTAGCAGCTGATCCCGATAGGCTGGCTTCTGCTAGGAAGCGGCTTCAGGAGAACTACCAAGAAGCGCAAAACGGTTTGATACTTTACCTTTATCAAAACAAACTGAAAAAAAGATCTGGAATACTTGTTTTCCACCTAGAAAGGTTCTATGATTTTCTTTTGAATCTGATGTTTCTGGTAGTTATTTTGCAATTTTTGTTTCATCTTTGTTGAAGCCAAAAAGCAACGAACAATGCAAGTGTTGGACATCCACGAGCTACCGAAGGGTAAGGCCAAGAATTCCTTCTTTGGAAGAAACAAAGGCGGTTTTCAAAGACACTAGCGATAGGCGATAAACGACGTTTATGAGATACAAACCCTCTTACAGTCGAGCAGTATAGCAAACCGGGTTgaaatcatcaaaatcaaaaaACAAAGGTTGAAAGAAATGAGTATGTATTTTCGCCTCCATTGGTCATGTTTGTTGTATGCTAATGCAAGATTAAAATAAACTGAATTATGAGGTTACACATATGTACGGAATTT is a genomic window containing:
- the LOC141634284 gene encoding putative mediator of RNA polymerase II transcription subunit 26c — protein: MDLDDVRRILFNSEIDIWSLIDSAIKVASLDYGDQLIAHRDSIVAKLYSNCPNCDTETRVETSNANGFMSNASVMAVFGTAEEEDKEAVMVKEKEEHHQKELEQRVVDEDDEFEYDEEKRIFSIKEQLEDPKQTEDSLVDLLQTLADIDITFKALKETDIGRHVNRLRKHPSNDVRQLVKLLVRKWKDLVDEWVRANTSSGVHCSSNLIADGDSPQQNISKNHPSGHHNQVPDFGYSPNPHNGSSGSDKSEYKPKAFSAHTPPPQRAPPAKQTPALQPNRQKQVAADPDRLASARKRLQENYQEAQNAKKQRTMQVLDIHELPKGKAKNSFFGRNKGGFQRH